One genomic segment of Esox lucius isolate fEsoLuc1 chromosome 15, fEsoLuc1.pri, whole genome shotgun sequence includes these proteins:
- the LOC105015886 gene encoding probable carboxypeptidase X1 isoform X2: MRPLHRTPTQHSWAFHYSISTVGARPHLQIVCHQTYDENVFDGSRNEPETPYLALFPEPMVARWIRINPQTWYFNGTICLRAEILGCPLPDPDNVWQHLSEKPTGSKDNLDFRHHNYKEMRKLMKAVTEECPRITRVYTIGKSYTGLKLYVMEISDNPGKHELGEPEFRYVAGMHGNEVVGRELLLNLMQYICREFRRGNPRIVRLVTSTRIHLLPSMNPDGYETAYEKGSDLAGWALGRYSYEWVDMNHNFPDLNNIMWDAKENDTETVKTANHYIPIPEYYTKEDAFVTPETRAVISWMQDIPFVLSANLHGGELVVTYPFDCTRDWAPQENTPTPDDVFFRWLATVYASTNLVMANPDRRICHTEDFQQHNNIINGGAWHTVPGSMNDFSYLHTNCFEVTVELSCDKFPHASELPTEWDNNKESLLIYMEQVHRGIKGVVRDKLTKKGIADAIIKVEDLDHDIRSAADGDYWRLLNPGDFKVTALAQGYLPSVRQCRVGTEAQATICDFALIKTPQQTIREILAKGGKLPQDLQLKLRALRLRKLRASTKAINQRREQGRKARGRRSTGRRRSAWAPRPLTPLA, encoded by the exons ATGAGACCGCTACACCGGACCCCGACACAGCATTCCTGGGCCTTCCACTATTCTATATCAACTGTGGGGGCAAGGCCGCATTTGCAAATTGTCTGTCACCAAACCTATGATGAAAAC GTGTTTGATGGGTCCAGAAATGAACCTGAGACCCCCTATCTGGCCCTCTTCCCAGAGCCCATGGTAGCTCGCTGGATCCGCATCAACCCCCAGACCTGGTACTTCAACGGGACCATCTGTCTCAGAGCTGAGATACTGGGCTGCCCTCTTCCAG ATCCAGACAACGTCTGGCAACACCTTTCTGAGAAACCAACTGGCTCTAAAGATAATCTGGACTTCAGACACCACAACTACAAGGAGATGAGGAAG CTGATGAAGGCTGTGACGGAAGAATGCCCTCGCATCACCCGTGTCTACACCATCGGCAAGAGCTACACCGGACTGAAGCTGTACGTCATGGAGATCTCTGACAACCCCGGCAAACATGAACTAG GTGAGCCAGAGTTTCGCTATGTGGCCGGTATGCATGGCAACGAGGTGGTGGGCAGAGAGCTGCTGCTGAACCTCATGCAGTACATCTGCCGGGAGTTCCGGCGGGGCAACCCGCGCATCGTGCGCCTGGTGACCTCCACACGCATACACCTTCTGCCGTCCATGAACCCCGACGGATACGAGACGGCCTACGAGAAG GGATCAGACCTGGCAGGCTGGGCCCTGGGGCGGTACAGCTACGAGTGGGTTGACATGAACCACAACTTTCCTGACCTGAACAACATCATGTGGGACGCCAAGGAGAACGACACAGAGACGGTTAAAACAGCCAACCACTACATCCCAATACCAGAGTACTACACTAAAGAAGATGCCTTC GTGACCCCGGAGACACGCGCCGTCATCAGCTGGATGCAGGACATCCCCTTCGTCCTGAGTGCCAACCTCCACGGGGGCGAACTGGTGGTCACCTACCCTTTCGACTGCACCCGGGACTGGGCGCCGCAGGAGAACACCCCGACGCCGGACGACGTTTTCTTCCGCTGGCTGGCCACCGTCTATGCCTCCACCAACCTGGTCATGGCCAACCCTGACCGGAGGATCTGCCACACGGAGGACTTCCAACagcacaacaacatcatcaacGGGGGAGCCTGGCACACGGTCCCTGGCA GTATGAATGACTTCAGCTACTTGCACACAAACTGCTTCGAGGTGACGGTGGAGCTGTCCTGCGATAAATTCCCCCACGCCAGTGAACTGCCTACTGAGTGGGATAACAACAAGGAGTCTTTGCTGATCTACATGGAGCAG GTCCACAGAGGCATTAAGGGTGTGGTGAGGGACAAGCTGACAAAGAAGGGCATCGCAGATGCCATCATCAAAGTAGAAGACCTGGACCACGACATCCGATCAG CGGCGGATGGGGACTACTGGCGTTTGCTAAACCCGGGGGATTTCAAAGTGACGGCGTTGGCGCAGGGATACCTCCCGTCCGTGAGGCAGTGCAGGGTCGGGACTGAAGCACAAGCCACCATCTGCGACTTCGCCCTGATCAAGACACCTCAGCAGACGATTAGGGAAATCCTAGCCAAAGGAGGGAAACTGCCCCAGGACCTGCAGCTGAAGCTCCGGGCTCTGCGGCTCCGCAAGCTCAGGGCCTCCACCAAGGCCATCAACCAGCGTAGGGAGCAGGGCCGGAAGGCCAGGGGGAGGCGCTCCACCGGAAGGAGGCGATCGGCTTGGGCGCCACGCCCTCTCACACCTCTTGCCTGA